The following are from one region of the Quercus robur chromosome 1, dhQueRobu3.1, whole genome shotgun sequence genome:
- the LOC126712491 gene encoding uncharacterized protein LOC126712491 — protein MLEKEDCWDDVGERRLLGLEIVQQKVDKIQVIKKRLQTAQSRQKSYADVRRRKLEFQVGDHVFLRISPTKGVMRFGFRGKLSPRFVGPFEVLERMGKVAYRIALPPSLSGVHNVFHVSMLRKYVLDPSHVVDYEPLKLRDDLTYEEQPVKIVDKKEQELKRRTIHYVKVQWRNQSVREATWDLEAEMKEKYPYLFEDSGMSSLED, from the coding sequence ATGTTGGAGAAAGAAGATTGCTGGGATGATGTTGGAGAAAGAAGATTGTTGGGTCTTGAGATTGTACAGCAAAAAGTAGATAAAATTCAAGTGATTAAAAAGCGGCTCCAAACAGCTCAGAGTAGGCAAAAGAGTTATGCAGACGTTAGAAGAAGGAAATTAGAGTTCCAAGTGGGTGATCATGTGTTCTTGAGGATTTCACCTACCAAAGGAGTTATGAGATTTGGTTTTCGAGGTAAGTTGAGCCCTCGTTTTGTAGGACCTTTTGAAGTCTTGGAGAGGATGGGTAAAGTTGCTTATAGGATCGCCTTACCACCTTCTTTATCAGGGGTACATAATGTTTTCCATGTCTCAATGTTGAGGAAATATGTTCTAGACCCCAGTCATGTAGTGGATTATGAGCCTCTAAAATTAAGAGATGATTTAACTTATGAAGAGCAACCAGTTAAAATTGTGGACAAGAAGGAGCAAGAGTTGAAGCGTCGTACCATACATTATGTCAAGGTTCAGTGGAGGAACCAGTCTGTGAGAGAGGCTACATGGGATTTAGAAGCTGAAATGAAGGAGAAATACCCATATCTTTTTGAGGACTCAGGTATGTCAAGTTTAGAGGACTAA